The Bryobacteraceae bacterium genome includes a window with the following:
- the cmk gene encoding cytidylate kinase, with translation MGKTITIAIDGPAGAGKSTLARRLAARLGFLYIDTGAMYRAVALWARRLGVEWDDAARLEQLARESRIELAPGGAVLLNGEDVSEAIRDPEISEGASRVSAIPGVRRALVEKQQQMGREASVVMEGRDIGTVVFPDAEVKIYLDATPEERTRRRLKDLAARGIQAEFGQVLSEIQRRDQRDSTRADSPLRQAPDAIYVDSTSMSEEQVEEALLKIVRDRTSNGKEVTS, from the coding sequence TTGGGCAAGACAATTACCATCGCCATCGACGGGCCTGCTGGCGCGGGCAAGAGCACTCTGGCCCGCCGGCTGGCGGCGCGTCTCGGCTTCCTCTACATCGACACGGGCGCCATGTACCGCGCCGTCGCTCTGTGGGCGCGCCGCCTTGGCGTCGAATGGGACGATGCGGCGCGCCTGGAGCAGCTGGCCCGCGAGTCCCGCATCGAGCTGGCGCCCGGCGGCGCCGTGCTGCTGAACGGCGAAGACGTCAGTGAAGCCATCCGCGATCCGGAGATCTCCGAAGGCGCGTCGCGCGTCTCCGCGATTCCGGGCGTGCGCCGCGCGCTGGTGGAGAAGCAGCAGCAGATGGGCCGCGAGGCTTCCGTCGTGATGGAGGGCCGAGACATCGGCACGGTGGTCTTCCCCGACGCGGAAGTGAAAATCTATCTCGACGCCACCCCGGAAGAACGCACCCGGCGGCGGCTCAAGGACCTTGCCGCACGCGGCATCCAGGCTGAATTCGGACAGGTGCTCAGCGAGATCCAGAGGCGCGACCAGCGGGATTCCACGCGCGCCGATTCGCCCCTGCGCCAGGCACCCGACGCCATCTACGTCGATTCCACTTCCATGTCGGAAGAGCAAGTCGAGGAAGCGCTTCTCAAGATCGTGCGCGACCGCACCAGCAACGGAAAGGAAGTCACCAGTTGA
- a CDS encoding ferredoxin, producing MGDAKLEAKAAALGIGSLRRHIFLCADQSEPKCCTREEGLRAWEYLKKRLRTEPGIFRTKANCLRLCEQGPIAVVYPDGIWYRGATAEVLERIVEEHLIGGRPVEEHVLARDSLQGAGELPEPR from the coding sequence ATGGGTGACGCAAAGCTCGAGGCCAAAGCGGCCGCTCTCGGCATCGGCTCGCTGCGCCGCCATATCTTCCTGTGCGCAGACCAGAGCGAACCGAAGTGCTGCACGCGCGAAGAGGGACTGCGCGCCTGGGAGTATCTCAAGAAGCGGTTGCGCACCGAGCCGGGTATCTTCCGCACCAAGGCCAACTGCCTGCGGCTGTGCGAACAGGGGCCGATTGCAGTCGTCTATCCCGATGGCATCTGGTACCGCGGCGCCACCGCGGAAGTGCTTGAGCGCATTGTCGAAGAGCACCTGATCGGCGGGCGCCCGGTGGAAGAGCACGTCCTTGCGCGCGACTCTCTGCAGGGCGCCGGAGAGCTTCCGGAGCCGCGCTAG
- a CDS encoding aspartokinase, whose translation MKFGGTSMGSAERIRSAASLCEEAWRQRPVVVIVSAMAKVTDMLLEALRHAEGGDEAGLDRLLRLLDDKHRQCCTELLEGAKREETQRILDGILEEFARIARGVLMLGERPPRSVDEAVAAGERLSAALMAACLQSRGVDAMAVNGWDVIVTDAVFGNASPLLPQTREKASALLLPALEQRRLPVVTGFNGATLDGRPTTLGRGGSDFSASILASVLDASELWIWSDVDGILSADPRLVPDARVLEEITYREAAELAYNGAKVLHPRTLAPLMEKGIPVWSRNSFNPSFPGTKIVPETKDGPIGPRAVTSMTNVALVSVDPASAVLSGTKIMARSLEALAAANAEVLALTSSSYRQNFCFLIRTAELPAVIEKLEEAFSLELAHGYLHPIDVDLDVGLLAIVGEGMRGHPGLAGRIFTAISREMVNIIAIAQGSSELTIAIVVRKDGVEKAVRAVHAECGLGR comes from the coding sequence ATGAAATTCGGCGGAACCAGCATGGGTTCCGCCGAGCGCATCCGCTCCGCCGCCTCGTTGTGCGAAGAGGCATGGCGGCAGCGCCCCGTCGTCGTGATCGTGTCGGCGATGGCCAAGGTCACCGACATGCTGCTGGAGGCCTTGCGCCACGCCGAAGGCGGCGATGAAGCCGGGCTCGACCGCCTGCTCAGGCTGCTCGACGACAAGCACCGGCAGTGCTGCACCGAGCTGCTCGAGGGAGCGAAGCGCGAAGAGACGCAGCGCATTCTGGACGGCATCCTGGAGGAGTTCGCCCGGATCGCCCGCGGCGTGCTGATGCTGGGCGAGCGTCCGCCGCGCTCCGTGGATGAGGCCGTCGCCGCCGGCGAGCGGCTGAGCGCTGCGCTGATGGCAGCCTGCCTGCAGAGCCGCGGCGTCGATGCGATGGCCGTCAACGGCTGGGACGTGATCGTCACCGACGCCGTGTTCGGCAACGCCAGCCCCCTGCTGCCGCAGACCCGCGAGAAGGCCTCCGCCCTGCTTCTTCCCGCTCTCGAGCAGCGCCGCCTGCCCGTCGTCACCGGCTTCAACGGCGCCACGCTCGACGGCCGTCCGACCACGCTCGGGCGCGGCGGCAGCGACTTCTCCGCCTCGATCCTCGCTTCCGTGCTGGACGCTTCCGAACTCTGGATCTGGAGCGACGTCGACGGCATCCTTTCGGCCGACCCGCGCCTCGTTCCCGACGCGCGCGTGCTCGAAGAGATCACCTACCGGGAAGCCGCCGAACTGGCCTACAACGGCGCCAAGGTGCTTCACCCGCGCACGCTCGCGCCGCTGATGGAGAAAGGCATCCCCGTCTGGAGCCGCAACAGCTTCAATCCGTCCTTCCCCGGGACCAAGATCGTCCCGGAGACCAAAGACGGCCCCATCGGACCGCGCGCCGTCACGTCGATGACCAACGTGGCTCTCGTGAGCGTGGATCCCGCCAGCGCCGTGCTGAGCGGCACCAAGATCATGGCCCGCAGCCTCGAAGCTCTGGCCGCCGCCAACGCCGAAGTTCTCGCCCTCACCAGCTCGAGCTACCGCCAGAACTTCTGCTTTCTGATCCGCACGGCTGAACTGCCCGCCGTGATCGAAAAGCTTGAGGAAGCCTTCTCGCTTGAACTGGCCCACGGGTATCTGCACCCCATCGATGTCGATCTCGACGTCGGCTTGCTTGCAATCGTGGGCGAGGGAATGCGCGGCCATCCGGGTCTCGCAGGGCGGATTTTCACCGCGATTTCGCGCGAGATGGTCAACATCATCGCCATCGCCCAGGGTTCGAGCGAGCTGACCATCGCCATCGTCGTCCGCAAGGATGGCGTGGAGAAGGCGGTCCGCGCCGTCCACGCCGAGTGCGGCCTCGGCCGGTAA